ATATACACCTGCTGGTCCGCTTCGTTCTGCTGGTACACTGGACTAAGCTGACTGTCTTTCGCGCATTTGAAGGCTGCTGTCCCGTTGGCTGTCGAGATCGACAGAGGCAACTCCGCCTTTTCGCATGTTGGCACCCCGTCCTGCTCAGTCGGCGACCCGCTCTCCATTTGCGAGTGTGATGTTGCTTGGCGGACGGCGCTGGCCTCCCGGAAGCAGAGCGCGatggcagcagcagcgccgaggcaCGCAAGAGACAGCTTCATGGTGGACCTGTTTGAGGAAGGAACGACAAACACAAAATCGTCATGATCGAAGCTGGAAAGCCCTGAAGAtgctgccgtcgtcgagcAGCGCGTGCAGCGCTACCACATGTGTGCGACCGCAACTCACATGGGAAAGAAATTAAGACAGCCtcaggctgcagcagctgctgtaGAACCGCCTGCCGGAGAAGCGTGCAAACTCTCTAAACGTACATGACTTCTGAGGCATCAAAGAATGACGATAGTCAACAGCCGGCCTGTCAAGTGTGGGCTCCAGAGTGCGCACTGGAGCGCACACTGGGGCGCACACTGGAGCTCACACTCGGGCGCACACTGGCGCCTAcgtgtgtctcctctgatccgccgtcgccagctgcGGAATTCGGAGCACCGAGGCACGGCTACCAAGCACGCAATATCGCTGCAACCGCACCAGTTACACCTCCAATGATGCGGCTCGATTCCGAAAAGACAGACAATTCAAAAGTCGAGCAAAACTTCGGAGTCGACGCGTGGGTTTGCTGCGTCCCGCCGCCCCTCTGGTCACATGTGTGTGCCCTGTCACTCGAAACAATTGCGCAAACTCTGGCCTGCATACGGCTCCAGTCCAACCAACACCAGCGAGGCGCAGTGGAGAACCGAGTCAACAGCATCTCGCCGAAGACTGCTGCCACGGCACTcttcgcagctcctccgGAAGAAGCCACACTGGACGCCGCCGTGTGCCAGCCGTCCCCTCCAATTGGGCTCCAGTGAGGACGACGGCCCGAACTCGCCGCAGTTCTTCGCTTACGTTTAATTGTTGATGCTCTCTGGCTCGTTAAAAAGATGTTCAGCGATGAGCGTAGATGGCGGACTGGATGAAAGGTGCCCACAATCGGATGCAAATGCGAAGCAGTGGGGGTCAGCGGGGTAGTGCAGGTCCCCTGTACCCACACTCAAGAGGTAGCTGTcgtccgcgaaggcgagtcgGTGCAGGAATGGGCCGCGACGAATGGAAGAGGAGTGCTGGGCCTTCCGTGCCGATAGAAGCTGCTTTGTTGCCTTCCCTCAGTGCCAGTGAGCCCGACCCTCGCTCGTTTGCTTCTGTGAGGgcatcgccggcggccgtcgGACTTTCGTCTTTTCGGCTGCGCGTTTCGCGACCCCGGACAGGGTGGCGAGCTTGTGCGCTGCACCCACGAACTGCAAGAATACCGATACGTTGCGGCGATAGACTTCGCAGCAGATTAACCCTCTCTAGTCTAACCGCTGCTGCCATGAGTGCACACAGATTCCACTTCCGGCAAAGCCATCAAGCCTCTTCTAGACCTCAGTAAAAACCTTAAACCCTCTTGCTTGGTCGACACTTCGCCTCGAGTTGAGCACTCAACCAAGATCAACTACCTACGCCAGGATCGCTCAAACGTCTCGTTTCACTATGAAAACTGCGTGGTGTTCCAtactcagggcatgcgaATCGCGAGAAGGGCAAGAGTGCTCTACTCTACCTGTCTGAATGCTGAAAATGGTCAAGTCCGATAGCATCCGAACCCGTCTGCGCAAATCTCTTTGTCCATGTTCAATTCACAAGCACAGCATCTCAACACATCGGCCTGGAAGCCACCTGCCGCCAGTACTGGGCAGAACAGGCGTGTAAAGCCAACGCGTGTCCATCTTTTCACTCTACTCCGGTGAAAAGTGCCTAAAACGTCCAGATAGTGGCCGAGAAGAAGCACGAAAGCCCGTCGTGGTGATGTGCCTCTGGTCGTCCCCTTCACTGAAGCGGATACGACGAGTGGGCTACAGCGACATGTCTTTCCAGTCTACTGAAACTTCTTTCCTCTATTATGGACAGGCGAGTGTTAACGTCGGCATGAGGCGAGCAGGGACTGTCCTCCATTAACACCCTCGATGTGACAAAGTGGGCCGGAACCTCGGGCGGCGTTTTGAAGCGCATCGAGCACCAGCTCCACGTGATATCCGTCTCCTGTCGTGCGGGGAGGCCAGCGCCTGTTTCGCTAAGTGAGAATGCAGACTTGCTCTAGAAAAATTGTGGCGCAATACTGACTGTGCGGCCAGCCTTAGTGGAGGAGCTGAGGAAGGAAACTTCAGCTACAGAGTGCCAGTTTGGTACGACGCCGCCCGGATTGCGGCTGTGAACAGCGAacgccttctctgcagctAGAATGCACGCATGAGAAACCGCCTAGGCGCAAGTCAACGTCCTCGTCATGCTGACACAAAGTATTAAAGTATTTTCAACAACAGATTACGGAAAAATGCACACCCCAAGCACTTCACCGCATGGCGGAGAAGTGTATCTGGACCGTCGCATTCGTCTACCACTTCAACAAGTCCGAGATCGAAACTGGCCGCATCCCGGGACTGCCTTGCAATCATATGGGCAGCCAAAGACAGTCAAATTCACCAGATGTGAGTTCGAGTCATCAAGGTCCTCAAAAAGGCCTCTCGGTCCTCGGCCGTGGCACTACATTTCTGCTGCACTTTTGCTTCGAGCGAGTGAGAAAAGCGGGAATAAACAAGTACATGGACTCATGCCGCGAGCTGAAGGACCCCAGCAGTATTCATTGAAATGAGTCCGAGGAGAGCACTCGCCGCGACCACTGGGCGGAACGCGGTAGATGTACCTGTTGGGGAGCATCACAGTTGAAACACTGGCACCGCGCGTGAGAAGTGATGCTCATGACAAGCGCGGAGTGAGCCGTACTGGAGCAGAAACTGAATGGAGATGTTTTCGCCCCCCTGCACCTTTGTTGACCGCGCACGGCTGTGGATGTTTTCCTCTTGTCatgtcctctctcgctcgcatGTTGGACGTTATCGGTCAGCCTGACACAGAGGACGTTCGGCATGGTGTATGTGGCATGGAAAACGCCGTTACGTGACAGTGCCTACCTGACGAAGCCACCGTGATAGTGACTATACACTCTGTCTTAACCTCGTTTTCATCTTGCCTATTCACGGTTTGCTCCGACTTGTTCGTGCATTTGAAAATTAAGCTCTTCTCTTGCTCGGGCAGCTCAGGAACGGTCAGAGTGTACATTGTCTCCTGTGAtccggcaggcgaggaggccatCGCCATGGTGTTCTTCTTGTTCGTTTCAGGGATCGTCGGTTCCCGTTTTAAAGTGGCATTGGCAAGAACCTCTGAAAGCTTCTTTTGCGTTTCTCCGATAAATACCTGCTGGTCCGCTCCGGTCTGCTGGTACTGGGGACTAAGTTCACTGTCTTTGGCGCATTTGAAGGCTGCTGTCCCGTTGGCTGCCGAAATCGACAACTTCACCGGTTGTGTATCGCATGTTGGCACCTTCTGCTCAGTCGGCGACACGTTCTCCGGCGACTCGTTCCCCAGTTGCAAGTGTGACGTTGCTTGGCGGACGGCGCTGGCCTCCCGGAAGCAGAGCGCGatggcagcagcagcgccgaggcaCGGTGCAAGAGGCAGCTTCATTGTAGACCTGAATGAGAAACAACAATGTAAATACACTAGGGTGTGACCCTCATTAGAAAAACAAAAGTTCTGCTGCCGTCCTtaagcgccgcgcagcgcagcgagatGTGTGCGACTGGGGTTTACATGAGAATAAAATTAACGCAGTCGAAAAGACAAgcagaagctgctgcagaaccGGCGGTTGTAGAATCGTGAACTTTTTAAACGTGCACGCGTTCCTGGTCAATCAAGCAGCACAATCGTCAACGGGCGTCCAGCGCACCGGTGTGCCCCTTCCTCTTACCGCCTTGAACCCCACTGCTAAGAGGCTGGTCACCGAGGTAACGCCCCCAACACACAGATTCCTAGCACCAGTACCAATGACAACTAAATCGATGCGCTTGAGTTCCGCAAACGCAGATTATTAAGATAGCGAAGAAAACCTCCGGGACGGTGCGTGAGCTAGTAGcgtcccgccgcctccccgctCACACGTGTGTACCTGTCACTGAAAGCGTATTACGCCCACACGCCTGCATAACGCTCCAGTGCAGCCTACAACGGGACAACGCAATGACTGACCAAACCAAATGTCTCCCCGAAGACTGCTGCCACGACACTcttcgcagctcctccgGAAAAATGCAGAACTGGACGCCACCGTGTGCTAGCCGTCCTCTCCAGCTGGGCTCCAGTGTTCTTAGGATGCCGGCTCGAATTCGCCTCCGTTCTTCACTTACGTCTGACTGCTGCTAAAGGCAAACTTGTTCGATAATCGCACGAAAGAAGGCGTACTTAGAATTTGATATTGGTCTACGGGTCCTAGTTGAACTAGACTCATCGCTTGTGTGGGGGGGGCCGTACGGGCGGTGGGGACCCTGCGTCTGcccttctgcctcgcttccgcctccggATGACACCGAGGTTGGACGTGGCGGTGGACGTCGGGCACGACGCATGCGGCAAACGCATTCAACAGTGACAAAAAATATGGAAGGGCGATATATGCACTCCGGCAACGTAGCATTACTCTCACCTGCGTACCAGTGGAGTATGCCCTCTCCTTTTCCCGACTTATGGTTCTCCGCCACTACCGCCTAGTGCGACTCACATCCGGTGAGCACACTACCTCGTCTGCATCAAACAGGGTATGGAGCTCGTACCTTGCGTTCACGAGACACCGAAACCAGCCACGCTGCCGGATGGCAGGCCTGAGAGATCCTCACCCCATCAGGCAGCTGGAAATGGCAAAACTCTGTCTCACAACCCTGGAGGGTCGCTTGTCGTTTCCCTTCCGCGTGGAGGCCCCAATGCCGGCCTCTGCTGGTGCCTGCTTTAGAATAACTAAGAACAGACTTTTGGAGGAATtgtgtgcttttcatgaccatcatgttacaccaccccactggactgcttaagacagctagttagtagtattttaagttctattaacttccgttttcccggctaaacatccctttcctttgaaacacacttccctttGGATCCAGGTGGaccgacggttagaccctgagcacctttacatcccttaaaacggtttgtacctacttgattcctcagtttaagttaaggagtccaTACCGTTAAACTCGATGATGTtgtgtgttcactcaaatcgaataaacaaacCCGCAGCAGCGTTCACACTGTCGCGCAATACGCCGACACACAGCGGTGTTTCTCGATGCAGATACGGACATAAATCGTTGTACGCTATGTTCCTACTAGAGTGCTCACGAGCCGCCTACTCCTAGTTCAATAACCTGACACGCACATCCCAACCCTAAACTCTCTCACTCTTCACTTACGAAGTTGCGGCGGAAAGACCCTAAATCGCTTGAAAAAGACTGGATCGCTAACTACACAAACCCTCTGGTCAAGGTTGCAGAAACACTGCGTGACGTGCATAGACCGAACCTACAACAAGAGCAGCATAGTCAGGGCCAAGGCAGCCACCATCGCCTGCAATGATGACCAGGGGAGATGCATTTGGCTGAGCGGGTAATCTTGGAATAGAGTGCTAACAGGGTGCCGGAGCAGCGTTGTGCTGCCTACACTGGTGACGCTGAGGTCGGTTggagaaaacagagagcGCTGTGGCAGTCTTGGGTCGAATTAGGTTCCGTATGTTCAACTACAGGGACGCTGGATTAAGTTATTTTTGCTGCTTGGAATGGAGGCACAACAGTGCTGGCCTACACACACGGCCTGGTCTCACCATAACAGAAACTACTGGATATGCCAACGAGGAGGCTGTCTGAGCCTTTTATGAAGCCCCCCTCTTGCCCCCTAAAAGACGATGCTCGGGATCGTGGGTTGCAGGGGTGGATTTCTGATGCTGCTTCCCCAGCTAGACATACAGCTTCTCTGAACACACTTCCATTCTCGCCCTAGAGGCCCGACGCGCAGCTACGCCGTCAAGTCAGCATCTGTTTTTGTCCTGTTCGCGTCAACACACGGCTAAGGCAAGAAAATTCCCCTGGTAGCGTGGCCGGAGAAGCCTAGCGGCAAAACAATCTCTGAGAATTTCGGCGCTGACCAGAGTCTCGTCATGGCGCCGCGGTCAGCTACGTCCTCACATGGtgggcagcagccgcactCGCCACAGCGCGCCGAATATTTCGGAGCAGGTATACGTCTTTCTCTATAAAACTTCACCACAAACCACCGACGATGTCGTCTGAAGAACGAGAAAAACCGGCCACGCTCTGGTACCTCGTCCTGCGTACACGTCGGATGTAAATCACAAAAACGCTCCACGATGCGCGAATCAGGCTCAGCACactgcgctgcgcctcttcgccgaggATGCAGATCTGCCTTCCTGCGCTGGTCGGCGGACCCTCACGCAGAGAGGTAAGAACCGACCGCAGTCATGGAAAGGAGTCCCGCAATCGCACTTGCCGCGAGAGCTGATCGAGCTGCAACGGACGGTCTTGCTGCTGGAGAAAGACGCAGGACAGCACCGAAAAAGAACTTATGGTATACGCTGCAGGTGGAAACAGAGCAGACAGGTGGACTGCTACAGGTGATTACAGCTTCTAGACGACACCATAGAAGCCCTCGTCTGCGGTTGCTCTGAATCGTCGAAatgcgccgcctcgtcgacgACAGAGGAACATCGCAGTCTCTGGACTGCGGATCGTATGCCTCTTATCAAGCGACGGGGGCACAGGGGTGCTCACCTGATGACGCAACCGTGAAAATGACTTGGCACTCCTTGGAAAGCACAGCCCGTTGACGCTCTGCCTCGGTACGTATCTCCGGTATGCATCTGAAGACAAGCGAAATAATTGTAGACGGCAACCGAGGAACAGTCAGAGTGTATACGTCCGGATGgggagcggcaggcgagccTGTGCCATGCTCGCTTGCTGGTGTGCTGACACTTGACGCTGACACGGGGATCGTGGTCTTCTCGAGTTTTGCTGAGGGAAGAACGTCCACGAGCTCGTTCGGAGCGCTCCCGAAGAAGACTTGTTGGTCCCGCCCGCCTGTGTACGCCGGACTAAGCTCCGGAAACTCGGTGGAGCACCTAAACGAGGCTGTTCCGTTAGCCTCAGCTATAGAGAGCTTCAGTTGCCCTGCCATGCATGCTTGGATCTCTGCAGGCTCGTTGGGACTCCCAGGCGGTTTCGTCTCGCTGCTGGAACTCTGCCGCACGACGTCTGCCTTGcagagcgagacggcggcggcagcgattccgaggagagcgaaaTGCAGCTTCATTGTGGGCCTGGGCAGGCAGAAAGCATAACACGAGAAGTTCAGTGAAGCTCTGATAGCCAACGTAAACCCCAAACCACccccaaccccccccccccacccccccccgtctccgtgctgctgctcagcgtggcggccgccgtgGAAAAGTACCGTTGCGatccgctgtctctccgcacACCTCCTTCTCTCAGCTGTCCCTTTATGCGGTCCTTCACCCTTTTCACTTACTCGGCGGGCACAAAAGGACAGTCTTCGCCCACATTTTAGACAAATagggccgcctgcggcgcaaACTAACTCAAATAGTACGAGCGACAGAGAGCGCACGGAAGCAGACGAATCCCCGGGGGGCAGCGgggtcggcggccgccggtccgcagcggcgggggaCGGACCCCGCCACAGCCAGTCACACGCTGTACGAGGGTTCAGATTGAAGGACGCTGCGGAGGGTGGTCACTGCACACACCCCGTTCCGCCCAAGTCACCAGGCTGTCCCCACATAGAACTACCTCGGCGCACTACACCGTGCCCCCTCTGAGGCTCCAAGCTTCAAGGATCATCTTCCTCCGCATCATCGCGGAAGCTGCGTAGCTGGGGTCTCTCGTCGAAAACTGACTGCGAGGCCGGTGCGCCACCTTCTCGTCCACTCCCGTGACTACATGTATCTTTTCCTGTGGTTTCGGTTCGAGGGTCACCTGGTCATGAAGGCACCCGAGCGAGCGCCCAAACCGGACTACGGGAGGCGGGCACACGACAACATGGCGAGACGAGATGCCCACGAACCTCACTCGTTAACACAGGATCAATCAGACGGTGCCGCCGTAAACCCAGACGCATTGTCGTATACAGTGAAGCCACGGCGACTGGCCTTTCTCCATCATCAGCGGAAGCAACCTGTAGAGGTCTGGGGGAAGGGAGCGCAGAGAGATGGGCGCCCTTGCACGCACGGGCGCTCAGTTCTGTTCGCTGCTAGTGGAAGAAACGCCGCGAAAAGTAGAGCTGCCAGAACGCCACCGTCCCAGTCGTGTAAGCGGAGCTGTGTCGCTGGTTTCGTTGAAGGGCGAACGGCTGTCTTGGAGCTGTCTAAAAGAGGGCAAGCGGTACGGGACGGACTTGTCAGCAGTTATTGACGAACGTAACGAAATGATGCGTCTGTACCTCGAGTGCCGAAAGCAACACGACGAGCCTCCACAGTTCGATCGGATTTGAGAACTGAGATATTGCGGGGAGCACTTTTGCTGCTCCACCGCGCACTGCTTTCTGCACAAGGGAATATGAAAGTGGCAGATGAACGCGTTCATGTCACGGCCTAAGTATTAAACATCTGCGCGAGGGAATGTCGTTCCCCTAGAACCGTTTGAAAGCTGCAAGACGCCAACGGCCATCGCCAACTTCATGTATGCATTCACTCAACGTCAATACCGTGAACGCTTGGCAGAGGCTTCATTTCATTGAAGTCAGACTGCAGAGCCAAATAGACTCTGACTTATGCGGAGATCTGGAGGACACCGCCGCGACCATGGAGCTGCGAACTGCAGACACCGCTcccggcggcagcaggaCGGGTGGCGTCAGAAACTCCTCAAGGCAAGCAGAGCACAGTAAAACGACAAGAAAACGGAGATGTGCAACGATGGGTTCGGGGAAAGATGGAGGCAGCAGGTGGGCTGTTGCTAGCTTGTACGTCCGCACGAGACTTGTTCGCTGGCCTCTGCAGAGTAacctcctgcggcgcgtaGAGCGCCGATTCTCACGTGTGGTCACGGTGACGAGAATCTCGCATGCCGTTGTGGGCGCGGCAGTTTACTTTGCACAACTTGCTGCTCCATCTGCAGACACTTGCAGCTGaactctgcggccgccgtggGCAGCTCATCGACAGTCAGCTTGTACTCCTCCACGCCGTGGGCATGCTGGCGACCTGCCTCTGTTACTTCGCCGTTCGTGTCAGCCGTTGCGGGAAGGACGTCCGCAGACTTCCTCTGTTGAACGTTGACGTACGCTTCCGGCTGATCCGGTTTATAGTCAGGCTTAAACCGGGGAATATCCGGGGTGCATGtggaggcagctgcgggtTCGGGGTTGGAAACTGTAACCTTCAGCGTCCCCGCCGAGCAGGTTTGTGCCGCTGGGCATTGCCGGCTGTTGAGTGTTGATTGTCTGCCTGTTGTTGACTTGGCGGGGAGCGCTTGCTTGCcgggcggaggagaggaccgcggccgcggcgccgagcgatgCGCGCGTGAGCTTCATCTTGAAACGCCTGAGTAGGAAACGAGCATGGACGAACGAACCCCATGAAAACTGCGTCCTACGCGCGCTGTAGGCTGCTGATACGGACTCTGATTCGGCAAAAATGGATGCACCACTGGCCGCAGCCATCACCCAGCCGATGCCGGCGGACATACCCAGGGGAAAAACGCGACAGGACAGCTGATTAGCGCGTGTTAGAAGAAACGAGGCCCCATAAACTCTTGACGGACTGGCGAAAATGCATCGGACGGCTAAGAGGAGCACGCTGCACGGACGTAACAACCGGCGGGAATACGACACGCACCCGACTTGTCAGTGTGCCCTCTCACGAATGAAGGGCCCCCCAGTCGACCAGATCGGTCTCGGAAGAAGGGGTGAATTCCTTGCGGCCGTCGCTGCATTCACGACGAGCCCCGCGGCCGAGTGCATCCCACCAAACATTCTTTAGGCCGACGCCAGAACCCCAGAAGGCACTGATCTTAGgcaaaacaaaaaaaaaatcgAACGCTATgaccagctgctgcgcagcaaaccggcgaagcggccacgccgccgccaggaaACCTGTCTGGAACGCGTCGATTGTGTCTCGGCTCGCTCCCACGCCCTCCTCATTCAGGCTTCCTGTCTGCGAGTTTCTGTCAAGATTGCCCTCGTCCGTCCAGCCCTTGCGGTTGTGGAAAGCGGAAAAGTTTGCCAGATAGCTCGTGAAGGCCTTGAACAACCAGCAATTTGCATCTCTACCTCTACAGCCGAAAAAGGACTTGCAAAGAATGTAAAGTGTCGGCGATCGAAGTTCAGACCTCCACCGAGCCCCGTCGTCCCCGGCACGGGTGTGCGTCGATGGAAAAGGTGTTCGCAGGCGGGGGCAACGAAAcctcgcggcgtgcggctctcgatgctgcggctgcttttCGTGCGTTCCCGGGCTCCAAGACATACTGCAccaagcggcgcgcgagagtgtgctgctgcgcgtctctcccgcaTGTCTTTGCCGGTACTTGTTCCCGGGCAGGTCGGCGGACGACCACCGAGAGAGAAAGTTAGTACCTTCGTTACACGGTGGATAGTATGTACGTGCAGCACCAAAAGTCCCGGGTTTCGCGACCCGTTCAGAGCAGAATATCTGCTGAAAGCATGGCGAAGGCGAAATATGTCTTCCCCCACGGAAACCCTCGAGCCTGCAGCCTTCAAAGTGCCGGCAGCTGCCTCGGAAGCTTTAGCGTTTAGGGTAGATCTGCTCGCAAGATTGTGTGAAGCTTCAGATCCTGATATGCCTAAGGCGCGCGGAAATGCCTATAGTCTAACCTGACAAGGACGCAAGAGGGAAGAGCAGGTACCGCGCTACCTATGTGTGCGTCCAATATTCCTTTGCCAGCAGTCGGGTCTCCTTAGCCTTTGACTATTATAATATCCTCGCATGGAGTTGAAGGAAAGGAATGCGTATGCGGAGTGCAAACGAAATCGGAAGGGTGGGCAGAAACGAatgcgcccgccgctgcgtggaTAGTTGGTATCGGCATGGCGCGACCCTTCGCGCTTTCCCCCGCCGTCCGGTTTGCCCGCTTTTCCTTCATGTTTTTTCAGTCTTTCACCTTTCTATGCACCGGGGAGGACGTAGAGACGAtggacgcggcggagctcgTCTCCTGGCGAGCAGGAACTCGCAATGCTCATGAGCCTGTAGTGGCCCCGCGATACCCCCCCATTCTAGCTGCCAAATGAGACGCCTTCAGCGTGAGATGCGGATATTTCGATGGCGCTGCACGagcaagaaggcgcagcagtGCGACTTTGCTCTGCAATGCAGGAACATTTCTCCGCTTTTCTGAAGAAATGAAGGGATCGAATACCTGGAGACCCGCATTCACCTCCACATGAACGAGAAAGCGCCGAGTCGAGCGTAGTTGTCTCCTTTAGGGAAATCTATCGAGACAAGAAACCCCGAAACAGAGCGGCCGTACGCTCACGCAGAACACACGCGATCCTGGATACATGTGTACTGTCTCATTCTGTTTGTATATTTTTTTTTGTGTTTCCCCTTCCATTTACAGGCGCAGCGTTCATGCAGAGGCAAAGCAAACTCTGTGGTGTCTACGGGGTGCGGAGACGGGGCTGGAGAGCAGCGGCTTTCTCCATCAACAACTTTTCTCTTTTAGCTGTGCTGGAAAAGTCTTTTCGAGGGTTTCTTGCCTTTGCCCTCATTTTCTATGATCTCTCTGGTGCCTCTGTCCAACTTTTCCAGCCGTTAGCACCAGTTTGAACGGCTTTGACTTCCAGTGtcttctgcagaggcgctcaACAAGATTTTGCGTGCCTTCGTCTTCACCCCTCATTTCCCGTAGCGAACGGAGAGAGGGGCAGGCACATAGAAcggaaacagagagagaaacgacGGGCGGTATTCAGAAAAAGAGTGAAAAGTGGTGTAGAGGACAGTGTCCCGTGCGGAAGGATGAACGCGCCACTCCGCACTGTGGACATGCGCAGGGCA
The Besnoitia besnoiti strain Bb-Ger1 chromosome VIII, whole genome shotgun sequence genome window above contains:
- a CDS encoding hypothetical protein (encoded by transcript BESB_081720), whose product is MKLHFALLGIAAAAVSLCKADVVRQSSSSETKPPGSPNEPAEIQACMAGQLKLSIAEANGTASFRCSTEFPELSPAYTGGRDQQVFFGSAPNELVDVLPSAKLEKTTIPVSASSVSTPASEHGTGSPAAPHPDVYTLTVPRLPSTIISLVFRCIPEIRTEAERQRAVLSKECQVIFTVASSAARPSVAARSALAASAIAGLLSMTAHSIPRLPAQPNASPLVIIAGDGGCLGPDYAALVVVILKQAPAEAGIGASTRKGNDKRPSRVVRQSFAISSCLMGSTMKLPLAPCLGAAAAIALCFREASAVRQATSHLQLGNESPENVSPTEQKVPTCDTQPVKLSISAANGTAAFKCAKDSELSPQYQQTGADQQVFIGETQKKLSEVLANATLKREPTIPETNKKNTMAMASSPAGSQETMYTLTVPELPEQEKSLIFKCTNKSEQTVNRQDENEVKTECIVTITVASSAAEKAFAVHSRNPGGVVPNWHSVAEVSFLSSSTKAGRTVSIAPQFF
- a CDS encoding hypothetical protein (encoded by transcript BESB_081730); this encodes MSWSPGTHEKQPQHREPHAARFRCPRLRTPFPSTHTRAGDDGARWRSELRSPTLYILCKSFFGCRGRDANCWLFKAFTSYLANFSAFHNRKGWTDEGNLDRNSQTGSLNEEGVGASRDTIDAFQTGFLAAAWPLRRFAAQQLVIAFDFFFVLPKISAFWGSGVGLKNVWWDALGRGARRECSDGRKEFTPSSETDLVDWGALHSRFKMKLTRASLGAAAAVLSSARQASAPRQVNNRQTINTQQPAMPSGTNLLGGDAEGYSFQPRTRSCLHMHPGYSPV